The DNA segment GCTTGATGTCGATGAGGGCGACCGTGTGCAGAAGGGCCAGATGCTCTTCCAGATCGACCCTGTGCTGCAACAGTCCGAGGTCGATTCAGCTGTGGCCAATCTGGACGAGGCCAAGGCCCAACTCGCCGATCTCAAGGCCAGCGCCCAGCGCCCTGAAGAGATCGCGGTGCTGGAGGCCAGCCAGCGGCGCGCTCAGGCGGCGCTGGAACTGTCGCGCATCGAGCTTGGAAGGCAGCAGGATCTTTACGCCAAGAAAGTCGGCTCCAAGGCGGCGCTGGACAGCGCGCAGGCGAGTTTCGACCAGAACCAGGCGGCGCTGGACGAAATCAGCAAGCAGATGGATGTCGGGCGCCTGGCATCGCGTGATGAGCGGGTGACGGCCGCTGAGAAGGCCGTGCTCGTCGCGCAGGCAAACCTCGACGCGGCGACAACGAGGCTTGAACGCCGCAAGCTCACCGCGCCTTCCGATGGCTCGGTGGAGACGGTTTATTTCCGCCCAGGCGAATTGGTGCCGGTCGGGCGACCGGTGCTGTCGCTGCTGCCGCCGGAACTCATCAAGATGCGCTTCTTCGTGCCCGAACCGGACCTGAACCGTTTCAAGCTCGGCACAAAAGTGCAGGTGAGCTGCGACGGCTGCGGGGAGGGCGTTGCCGCCACGGTAAGCTACATTGCCGAGGAGGCCGAATACACGCCACCGGTCATCTATAGTCTCGACGAGCGCGCCAAGCTTGTCTTCATGCTGGAGGCCAGGCCGGAAGATCCGCTGAAGTTGCGCCCCGGCCAGCCAATCACCGTCGAGATCGCGCAATGACGGAGGGCGGGCGAGACGTCGACTATGCCATCGAGGTCGAAGGACTCAGCAAGAAGTTCGGCGACCGCGTGGTGGTACGTGACCTCACCATGCGGGTCCGCCGCGGGCAGATCTACGGATTTCTGGGGCCCAACGGCTCAGGCAAGACGACGACCATTCGCATGCTGTGCGGCCTGCTTACCCCGGATTCCGGACGCGGCACCTGCCTCGGCATGGATATCCTCACCCAGTCACGCGCCATCCGGCGTCATGTCGGCTACATGACGCAGCGCTTCAGCCTCTATGCGGACCTCTCCGTTCGCGAGAATCTGGAATTCGTCGCACGGGTCTATGGTGTGCCGGATCCGGTGGGCGCTGCACGGGCGGCGGTGCAACGGTTGGGGCTGGAAGGGCGCGGACGGCAGCTCGCAGGATCGCTTTCCGGCGGTTGGAAGCAGCGGCTCGCGCTTGGCGCCTGCATATTGCCCTCGCCGAAAGTGCTGCTGCTCGACGAGCCGACAGCGGGCGTGGACCCCAAGGCGCGGCGTGAGTTCTGGGCGCAGATTCACGAACTGGCGGCCGAGGGGCTGACCGTGCTGGTGTCGACCCACTACATGGACGAGGCGGAGCGATGCCATGAGATCGCGTATATCGCCTATGGCGATCTGCTCGCGCAGGGCACGGTCGATCAGGTGATCGCGTCTGTCGGGCTGGTGACATGGAACGTCTCCGGACCCGATCCCGCCGCGCTGGCGCGTGAACTCGCCGAACTGCCCGGCGTTGAGATGGTTGCACCGTTCGGCAACTCCGTTCACGTGGGCGGGCACGATGCTGCCGCGCTGGAGGCGGCCATCGCGCCGCTGCGCGAACGTCCCGGCCTGGTCTGGCGGCGGGATGAGCCCACGCTGGAAGACGTCTTCATCGACCTCATGAGCCGGTCGAAGGACAATTTCCAATGATCCTGAGCGGCTTCTTCCAGCGCGTCGGGGCGATGGTGCGCAAGGAGTTCCTTCAGCTTGCCCGTGATCGGGTGTCCTTCGCCACCATGATCAGCATCCCTCTGCTGCAACTGGTGCTGTTCGGTTACGCGATCAACACGACCCCGCGTCATCTGCCGACCGCCGTGCTCGCCTACGAAAACACGTCGCTGACGCGCTCCATTCTCGCCGCGATCGAGAACACCAAGTATTTCGCCGTCGTCGCACAGCCATCCAGTGCGGTCGAGGCGGACCATTTGATGCGCTCAGGTGATGTGTCTTTCATCGTGGAAATCCCGGCGGGTTTCGAGCGCGCGGTGCGGCGGGGTGAAAGCCCATCCATGCTGGTCGCGGCCGACGCCACCGA comes from the Ancylobacter pratisalsi genome and includes:
- a CDS encoding HlyD family secretion protein, with the translated sequence MRRIRSKGGLGALLLALALAACADKGPPRYQGYAESELIFVGPDESGRVTRLDVDEGDRVQKGQMLFQIDPVLQQSEVDSAVANLDEAKAQLADLKASAQRPEEIAVLEASQRRAQAALELSRIELGRQQDLYAKKVGSKAALDSAQASFDQNQAALDEISKQMDVGRLASRDERVTAAEKAVLVAQANLDAATTRLERRKLTAPSDGSVETVYFRPGELVPVGRPVLSLLPPELIKMRFFVPEPDLNRFKLGTKVQVSCDGCGEGVAATVSYIAEEAEYTPPVIYSLDERAKLVFMLEARPEDPLKLRPGQPITVEIAQ
- a CDS encoding ABC transporter ATP-binding protein; its protein translation is MTEGGRDVDYAIEVEGLSKKFGDRVVVRDLTMRVRRGQIYGFLGPNGSGKTTTIRMLCGLLTPDSGRGTCLGMDILTQSRAIRRHVGYMTQRFSLYADLSVRENLEFVARVYGVPDPVGAARAAVQRLGLEGRGRQLAGSLSGGWKQRLALGACILPSPKVLLLDEPTAGVDPKARREFWAQIHELAAEGLTVLVSTHYMDEAERCHEIAYIAYGDLLAQGTVDQVIASVGLVTWNVSGPDPAALARELAELPGVEMVAPFGNSVHVGGHDAAALEAAIAPLRERPGLVWRRDEPTLEDVFIDLMSRSKDNFQ